A segment of the bacterium genome:
CTCATGCACCTCCAGTATTTAGATTTTAGGAGATGCCTCATAAATTTCAACTAAAATTAGCACACCTTCTTCATCAGTGTAGGGCGAAGACTTGTCCCTGCCCTCTTACCTCGCATGTCAGCAAGGGTAGTTTTGGGTCTCCTGACTCAATATTACTTTAGAGGTTACAGTTCAATTTTCATCCCGTCACTGGCAGCTATTACTTTAGTCCTTAATTCTTGAGATAATTTATCTGCTAATTCCCACGGCTTTGACTTTATCATTGTCATACCAAAGTGGGTTAGAATAGCAAGTTTTGGGTTACTATCCTGGATTATTTGCTTGGCATCAGCTAAACATAAATGGTCAATCTCTGTCGGTTTCAGCCTGACTACATTTATTATAATGACATCCCCCTTGTAATATTTAGATATGCCTTCAAAATACTTTGTATCCACTACATATGATATTTGGTGATTCTTTCCAATAAGATTTAGACCATAAGTCTCACCACGATGCAAATGCCTAATAGGGGTCTCTATTTTAATATTCACTAATTTATATTTACCTCCTTCTTTTAGCACTTCTATCCCTTTTACATATTTCCTAACATACTTTAATACAACCGGGTCTTCATCTAACGCATCACTTGGTGCAAATATTACTCCGCGTGGCTTATAGCCACCCTCTGTCATTGCCTCTATCATCACATTTACATCTGCGGAGTGGTCAATGTGCCGATGTGATAGAACTATTCCATCAAGCTTAGTTGGGTCAAGTTTTGACTTACTTTTTAAGCATCTAACTAACGAGCCAGGACCCGGGTCCACAAGCACTTGCGTATCATCAAGTGTAATCCATATACCACCAGATGCCCGTATTTGACGGAATACAGTAAACCGCGCACCCGCAGTCCCTAAAAATACAATACGGTCCATTTTAATGTTTTGTTTGGAATTTGGAATTTATTATATTATGGTACTGGATCATACCCACCAGAGTTCCAAGGGTTACAGCGTAGTACTCTCCATATCCCTAATATAAGCCCATGCAAAATACCATGTTTTTCTATTGCCTCTATCATATACCCAGAACAGCTTGGATAAAACTTGCAAGCAGGTGGTAAAAACGGGGCTAAAAGTTTATGGTAAAATTTGAGAATTAGAATTAAAAGTCTTTTCATTGCTTAAAAACGCCAGTCCATAAAGCTTCAGCAGCTCCAGCAAGATAAAGTATACCTAAACCAACAGCTGAAACAGTTTTCTTTGTACCAGATGGCTGATGAAAATATAAGTCTCCAAGATAGAACCCAAGAGATGCGAAACATAACCCTTTTAATTCATTGCCATTATAAAACTGACCACCCCCAGGAAGCATTAAACAGGAAAGTAAAGTAGCAGCTATGTTCAATCTTTTATCAGCTTGAATAGACTTTGATTCTGAAAACTCATGTGGTATAACAGTTGTCTGAACACGCCATATATCGAAATCGTAAATGCTTGACTCATATGCAACCTCCATACTTATAGGACCGAGTTTAAATGCATAGCCCTTTGTTTCTGTAGGCATCAACTTATGGTCAAAATATTCCCACCTATATCCCCATCTATAAGACAGAAGATTTAAGAGAGTAAGTTCATACCCCTCGCAATTAAATGTGTCGTGTTTTTCACCCACCAAATCAGTTATTTTCTCATATACTATTTGATATTTTAAAAACGTACTTAGTTTAAAAGGTAACTCTTTAGTAGGTAACAAGACATCAAGTGTAGAGATAGGCTCAAATGCAATACCCCTTCTTATAAGTCGTGGGAGTGATGCAGATGAGCCTGACCTATAGCTAAGCCCTAGACCTATATTTTGAAAACTGAGTCCCAAGGAGAGCCCTGGCAGAGGTAGCTTATAAAAGCCCCTATATCAAAAGCTACGGTTTTAGCAGTATAACTTCCTTCTTTATACAAAATACTCCACCCAATATCACTTGGACCTATGAAACTATAGATATATTTTAACGATGCACCTAATCCTAAACCTTTGCAAATTTCTTTCCCATAAGCAAGAGCTATTGCATAGTCATAAGCAGTCCAGAGCCCAATTTTATTGCAGTAGACATCGGTTGCTATAATTCCACCTATGCTCATATAAGTATAACCAAGCCCTAAAATGCCTGTTTTTCTTAGAGGATACATAACGCTGTAATACAAATATCTCATGTCTGATAACCACCACTCACCTTCAAGTGATATATGTGTTCCGTGAAAATGTTTTTCTCCAACATAATTTAACCAATGATGAAATAACTCTCGTCCAATCCCAGGAGGTGATGAAATATTCATTGCAACAATGTTTGTTCGTTAATGAAATGCTAAAGCACCCGGATTGTAATAGATAGCAGTGGCATCATCAGCTAAAGCTGTAAATGCTGAGCCCATAGCTGCTGCTTTAGCACCAGGAGCGATTAAAAGAAATTGAGCACCACAGTCAGAAAAACTTAGATGAAGAAATAAGAAAATTGCTAACATTATCCCTCCTTATCTAACACTAATTTCAAAGTCTCTTCCTTTAGTACAGATATTTCTTAAGTTTCATTCTTTTCCAATTCCTTAATTACGGCTTCAAATTCATTTTTAAGAGAAGGTAGTTTTTCTTTAATAGCTTGCCAAACAATATTCCAATTTACTCCAAAATAAAAATGAATAATCTTATCTCGCATTGCTGCAATTCTTTTCCATTCAAATTTTTTATATTTATTTTTAAAGTCAGAAGACAAATTCTTTACTGCTTCACCAATAATCTCAAAACTTCTTGTAGAGGCTCGCTTTAAAACTTCATCTTGCAAATACTCTTCAAAAGTTAACCCTTGTGTTTTATCTATTTAAAAAAATTATTTCATCAAGGATATGTTTAAGATATGGTAAATTTTGTTTCATACCATTTAACTTCCTTTTCTACATACGGTTGAATATAAGGACTTAAACTACCATTTGTTATTAGTTCAACTTTTTTACCAAATAATTCTTCAAGAAAAAAAACTAAATCCATAAAATCATCAAAGTTGGGGGTTTCAAACTCTACAAGAAAATCTAAGTCACTTCTTTCTTTTTGTTTACCTCTAATATAGGAACCGAAAAGACCTATTTTTTTAACCCCGTGTTTTTTTAACATATCCTCATGCTTTTTTAATAATTGAAATATAATTTTGTCTGTAAGTATTTTTGTCTTCATCTTACACACTCATCAACGCCTTGAATTTGCTTCCCACTTAACACTAATTTCAAAGTCTCTTCCTTTAGTTCAGAATAGCTTAATTGCTCAGCTCCTTTGTGTACAAGTATAATATAATCACCTTTAAAGTACTCTTTGTTTTGTCTATATAGCTCACGCAACCTGCGCTTCAATTTATTTCTCACCACAGCTCCTTTTATCTGATGACTGATAATAAACCCTATTCTTCTACTATGTGCCGGAAGTCGGATAATAGTGAGATTGTTTCCTGACATGTGGGTGCCAAATTTAAATACTTTATCAAAGTCTTTATTCTTAATTAGTCTATCGCGAGGGGTGAAAGTTTTATTTGACACAAAGTTAAGCTGTAAGCCGTTTTCTGCCTTTTTTTCTACGCCTGGATAAGATATTTCTACCGGAGGCACTTTTCATCCTGTGCCTAAAGCCGCATCTCCTTTTACGCCTTATCTTTGATGGATGATATGTAGGCTTCATTTTTTGATATCCGTCCTTTTACTTATCACTCTATCAATAATTCCATATTCTTTTGCCTCAGTAGCAGACATCCAAAAGTTTCTGTCAGTATCCTTTGCTATCTTCTCAACAGGATTACCTGTATGAAATGCAAGTATTTGGTTTAGTTCATCCCTTATTTTAACTATTTCTTGTGCATGTATAGCAATATCGACAGCTTGGCCTGATATTCCACCCATAGGTTGATGGATGAGCACTCTTGTATGTGGTAGTGCATATCGTTTACCCTTCGTCCCTGATGCAAGTAACAGTGCGGCTATTGAAGCTGCCATCCCCATACAGATTGTGGAGACAGCCGGCTTTATATATTGGATTGTGTCATATATAGCAAGCCCGGATGAAACGATGCCACCGATAGAATCAATATATAAGTGAACGTCCTTATCAGGGTCTTCTGACTCAAGGAATAGTAACTGTGCTATTGCTGTTGAAGCCACAGGGTCAGTGATTTCGCCACTTATCATTACTATTCGCTCCTTCAAAAGACGTGAGAATATATCATAAGCACGCTCCCCATAAGTAGTTTTTTCTATTACCATTGGAATTAAGTTCATATTACCCTCCTATTTTTATTTTTGCACAATTAACCAAAAAATCAAGCACCTTTTCTCGCTTAAATTCTTCTATTAGAGAATCAAAGATTCCTTCTTTCTTCAGTGATTTTACAGTATCTTCATAACTGACTTTCTGATTCTCTACTAATTTAGACTTTATCTCTTCTTCTGTAAGCTTAATATCCTCTAATTTAGCAATTTGGTCAAGTAAAATTTCACGCTTCGCCCTCCATATTGCAACTTCATCAAGATTTTTTCGGGTCTCTTCGTCAATATTAGTTCCCACTCTTTTAAGCATAGGTCTCAAATATGCATTAACAATTGAAGTCGGTGGTTCAAATGGATTATCAGCTATAAGTGAGTTTATAATTTGGGTCAGTATTTTTGACTTAGCTATATTTTCTTTTTCTTTTTTAATTTCATTTTCTATTTGGTATTTAAGCTCTTGTAAAGAGTTAAATCCAATATCTTTTGCAAATTCGTCATCTATTTCAGGTAGCTTTTTTTCTTTTACTTCACGGACTACAAATTCATATTCAACTAATTTTCCTCTTAATTTTTCATCTTTTAAATCTATTGGATATCTAATTACTACTTTACGTCTATCGCCGGGTATAGAGTTTATGAGCCCCTGTGTTATCTCTTGCGGAACTTCTGGGGCGCCAAGTATGATAGCGTAATTGGAGACTTTGTTTTTTCTTATTATTCCTTTATCTTCATAGAGTATTTCGTAGTCCACACTTACCATATCACCGGGTAACGCACCCCTCATAATTAATAAAGGAGTGTAAATTGATTTTGAGTCCTGTAATTTTAAAAGCGCAACTTCAACCTCTTTATCACTTACTGTAGTTGGCAAATCTTCTACTTCAATTCCTTTGTAATTTTTAGGTTTTATATCAGGGATAACTTCAAAACTTATCTTAAAATGTAACCCATCTTCATCACTAAATTTACTCTCTTTAATTATACCCTGAGTAATGGGTGAGAAATTCTCTTTTTCAATCACCTCTTTGTAAGCTTCCTGTATAGTATCACTTATTGCCTCCTCTTTAATGCTGTCGCCAAATTTACCCTTTATGATATATATAGGAATTTTACCTTTTCTAAATCCATTTATATGTAATGTCTTTTGATATTTCTGATAGAGACTATCAATCTTATCTTTAACTTTCTCTGTCGGTATTTTGATTTCCAACAGCCTCTCGTATTCTTTAGGCTCTTTGATTTCTACTTCCATCTTTAACTGGGCAGAGCGGGATTCGAACCCGCAATCCATCTACTGGAACTAGGTCCTAAGCCTAGCGCGTATGCCAGTTCCGCCACCTGCCCATCTCTCCATAGATAATTATGAAAAATTCTAAATTCTAAGCACTAAATTCTAAACAATATCTAAATTCCAATTCTCCAAATCCCAAACAGTGTTTGGAACATTGGAATTTGAATATTAGGATTTAGAATTTATCATTTTATGATTATATTGTTAAATAATGTAAGTGTCAAGTGAAAATTGTAATCCTATAAGGAATAAAAACTTGACTTTTAACTTATTACGTAGTAGTTTAATAACCGATGCCCCTGTAGCTCAGGTGGATAGAGCACCGGTTTCCTAAACCGGGTGGCGTGAGTTCGAGTCTCACCAGGGGTAATAAAAATTAAAAATGAAAAATTCAAAATGCAAAATTAAAGAGCTTACAGCTAAAATAAGCAAGTGGATAAAGGACTGTGTGGATGAAGGGGGTGCAGATGGTGTTGTTTTAGGCTTAAGTGGCGGAGTTGACTCATCAGTAGTGGCTGTGTTATCAAAATTTGCTTTAGGTGAGTGTGTATTGGGGCTCATAATGCCATGCTATAGTGAGATGTCAGATGAGGAAGATGCCATGCTGGTAGCAAAAAAGTTTGATATTAGGACAGAACGTGTTGTGCTTGATTCAATTTATGATAGGCTTATTGAAATCATTCCGCAAACAGGGAGAAGTTCTGTTAAAGATAAAGTCTGTTTAGCTAATTTAAAGGCAAGACTAAGGATGGTAACTTTGTATTATTTTGCTAATAAACTCAATTACTTAGTAGCTGGTTGTGGAAATAAGAGTGAGCTAATAACAGGCTATTTTACCAAGTATGGAGATGGAGGGGTTGATATCTTACCTTTGGGTGGGCTCTTAAAGACCGAAGTAATAGAGCTTGCAAAGGAGCTTAAAATACAGGATAAAATAATTTTGAAACCGCCATCCGCTGGTTTATGGCAAGGTCAAACAGATGAGGTCGAGTTAGGTATTTCTTACACAGAGCTTGACAAAGCTATATTAGCTATAGAAACTGGTAAAGAGATGGGTGTTGACTCCAGGATTATAAGCAAGGTAAAAAAACTAATCCAATCTTCTGAACATAAAAGATTGCCTATCCCAATTTTTAAGATAGAAAAAGGATGAATTTAAAAAGAGAACTGAGCCTTATTGATGTTTTTTGTATAGCATCGGGTGCTATGATTAGTTCTGGCTTATTTATTTTGCCAGGGCTTACTTATGCAAAGACTGGTCCTGCTGTAATCCTTTCTTATTTGATAGCTGGCATTTTGGTTATACCAACTATGCTTGCAAAGGCTGAACTTGCCACCGCTATGCCAAAGGCAGGTAAGGAGTATGGGTGCATTCGCAGTATTGATTAATCAAATCATTACTATTGCACAGATAAAGCTGATTGCTGTGGGATGCTGTCTATCGTATAAATTAAATGCAAAATACAAAATTAAAAATTAGTGTTAGGGCATTAAAAGAGGGGGTAAGTGAGTTATTTTACTTAATTCCTGTATCTACTTTATCTATTGACGAGCTTGCCTCTGATGTAGCTGCCCAGCTTGTGGCAATTAAGAAGATGAAAAAAGTTGAAATTAAAGGTAAAATAGATTTTAGCATGGCTATGGTATGTTCGAGGTGTCTAAGTGATTTTACTCGTCAGTTTAGTGAAGAACTTGACAGCTTATTTTTACCTGGTATGGCACCGGTTGTAGAGGAGCTCTCGCCTGAAGATGCAAAAACTATCTTTTATAGTGGTGAAGAAATAGACATCTTACCTATTATTCGAGATACAATCCTACTTTCAATTCCTATTAAACCACTTTGTAGTGAAGCTTGTAAAGGACTATGTCCTATATGTGGTAAGAATTTAAACGAGGGCGCTTGTTTATGTAAATGAAGAATATCTTAAAGGTTTTGCTGAGAATAGGGATAAGTGGGTTGCTCCTTTTTTTCATTTTAAAAAGAGTAAATTTTAAAGAGACATTTGAACTCTTGAAAAATGCAAATATGCGCATTTTTTTAACTTCATTTGCTGGTTATACCCTATTAGCCATGAGTAGTGCTTTACGATGGCACCGGTTACTTCTAGTACAAGATGTTAAAGTTGCCTACCGGAACGCACTTGCTTACTATCTAATTGGTTTTTTTTATAACAACTTTTTGCCAGCAGTCTTTGGTGGTAGTGTTATAAGAGCTTTATATGCGGGAAGGACTACAGGAAAGAACAAAGAAGCTTTCTCATCTGTGCTAACAGAATTACTTATTGGGAGTTGGGCGGTTGTTTCTTTTACTATTATTGTAATTATTATATCTTTTGTTTGGTTTAGACCAGTTATAGTAAAAACTGTAATTATACCCATACTTACAGTTTTTGTTATTGCAAGTACTCTCATATATTTATTTTTTGAGCGTGGCTTTATGCGTAAATTTAAAGGTATAGTGGAAAGGGTAAAAGTATTTGAGCTCGGTAATAAAGTGAAAGAGTTCTACAATGCGATGTATCTTTACAGAGAGGAAAAAAAGACTATTTTTGAAGTTATCTTAGTTTCATTTATAATGCAACTCAGTATTGCATTTATGAACTTATCAGTTGGAATATCACTGGGGTTCAAACTTCCTATTATGAGTTATGTAGTTTATCCTACAATAATAGGGCTTTTGGCAACAATACCAATTACTATAAACGGATTAGGACTCAGGGAATGGGGGTATAGGTTTTTCTTTGCACAGATGGGACTGACAGAGTCACAAGCTGTCACCCTCTCTCTACTTTTTTATTTTGTTGGAGTGATAGGAAGTTTAGCAGGTGGAATTATTTTTCCTTTTATGAAGCTCAAACCTCAATTTCACACAAATAATCGTGTTTCAGCTACTGATAAACTACATGACAAATCAAAAATAGAGGATAGTTTTGGGTCTGACTAACTTTTTTACATTTTAGTTACAAGGAGAGAATGAAACTTTCTGTAATTATTCCAGTCTATAACGAAAAGGATACAATTTTAAAGCTTATTGAATGTGTTAACTCAGTTCCTATTGATAAAGAAATTATAGTAGTGGATGATAATTCAAATGATGGAACAAGGGAAATGTTAGAAAAGCTCAAAACTCAAAACTTAAAACTATTTATCATTCCAAAAATCAAGGTAAAGGGGCTGCTATTAGGTCTGGCTTACAATATGCAACTGGAGATGTGGTAATTATACAGGACGCAGATTTAGAATACAACCCTAACGAGTATCTCATGATTTTACAGCATATAGAAAAAGGAAAATTCTCTGTAGTTTATGGGTCAAGGTTTAAAGGGGGGCAAATTTAATCTTATAAGTCGTATAGCAAACAAGGTACTTACTTTTAGCACAAATTTACTTTATTCCTCTAAACTTACAGATATGGAGACCTGCTACAAGTGTATAAAAAGAGATGTAATTAATAATCTAAAACTTAAATCAAATAGATTTGAATTTGAGCCCGAGGTGACAGCAAAGTTGTTAAGGAAGGGATACAAAATTTTTGAAGTCCCTATTTCATATCATAGAAAAATAAAGGGAAAGAAGATAGGTCTAAAAGATGGCATCCATGCAATACTAACCCTTATTAAGTGGAGAGTTAAATAATTATTGACATTGATGGGATTTGAGAGATAATTGAATTGTGAATAAAAGACTTATAGAAATTGCTAATCGTAGGAAGGAGATAATTTTAATGTATATTTTCGGTTCCATGACTTACGGTAAAATAGGAGCCTTAAGTGATTATGACATTGCTATTCTTGTGAACAAGAAAGTCCCGTATAACTATAAGTATCAAGTTCATAGTGAGCTATGTGAGGCATTAAATACTGGTAAAGTAGACCTTGTAGTATTAAATTCTGCTCCCATTGAATTGGCATATAATATTATATATTATAGCAACTGGTAAATTGCTGTATGAGAGAAGTGTATATGATAGGGTTGAATTTGAGGCTAATACTCTAAGTAAGTATTTTGATTATCTTCCTGTTTTAAGAAAGCAAAGAGAAGAGATATTAAAGGAGTCAAATTATGAAAGAGGAATTCAGCGGTGTAGAGAGGCACTTAGAAAAACTGAAAGGATGCTTAGAAAAATTAGAGCCCCTCAAAGAAAGGAAGCTTAAAGATTTTCTCTCCAATTCCGATTTACGTGACATTGCCGAAAGGAATCTTGAAATTGCAGCTCAACGTTGTATTGACATAGGTGGAAGGATAATCTCATTGGAGCAAGCTGAGAAGCCTAAAGATTATAGAGAGCATATAACACGATTAGGTGAGCTGAAAATCCTTCCAATAGAATTTGCCAAAAGATTTCAGATATCTATAAGTTTATGGGCCATATAAAATCATGGTTGAGCAAAAGGAAATAAGTCAAAAAGTTTCAGTAATTATCCCAGCCTATAATGAAGAGGAGAATATTCCTATTTTAATTAAAGAACTACAGAATATGATTTCTAATACCAAGTTGGATTGTGAAGTTATATTAGTAGATGATGGCAGTGAGGATAAGACATATGAAATAGCTAAGAAATGCGAGGCTAATTACAACTTTATGAAAGTAATCAGACATCGCCATAATTTTGGCAAAACCGAAGCTATATTGTCTGGGTTAAAGGCAGCTTCCGGTGATTTATTGGTGTTAATGGATGCAGACCTCCAATATTCACCGTCTTGTATACCAGAACTTATTCAAAAGTTGGACAAAAAGTATGATGTAGTAACAGGTTGGAAAAGAGGTAAATATGGGAAACAAGCTGTTTCCCGGACATATAATGCCCTATCAAGATGGCTATTTAAAATACCAATACATGACCAGAATTCAATAAAGTTATTAAAACGCGAAGTCTTAGAAGATATGACTTTAAGGAAAGATTGGCATCGTTATATAGTGGCACTGGCTTGTGATAAAAAGTATAAAGTAGGTGAAGTGGAGGTAGAAATTTATCCTCGTCTCTATGGTAAATCAAAATATGGTGGTCCTATCAGGATAATTATAGGTATTCTTGACTTAATAGCTGTTAAGTTTCAAGTCTCATTTATGAAGAAACCGCTACTTCTTTTTGGGACATTGGGCGGAATATTTCTGATTGCAGGTTTTATTATTGGGGTTATTGCTATTTATCAGAGGTTTGTCCTTAATCATGGGTTTAGGCCTTTACTTTATTTAATAATTCTATTAATTACTATAGGACTTTTACTCTTTATCTTGGGTTTTTTAGCTGAGACTATAGCTGGTTTACACGATGAGATAAAAAGAATGGAGAGGAAATAAGATGAAACAAAAACATATTAGACAAAAACGTAAAACTTACAAATTTGCTTTCTTTTACAACAAAAAAATTTTAATGTATATTATTTTAGGAGTAAGTTTAGTCTTTGCTTTACTACTTTTTGACCC
Coding sequences within it:
- a CDS encoding nucleotidyltransferase domain-containing protein, which gives rise to MNKRLIEIANRRKEIILMYIFGSMTYGKIGALSDYDIAILVNKKVPYNYKYQVHSELCEALNTGKVDLVVLNSAPIELAYNIIYYSNW
- a CDS encoding ATP-dependent Clp protease proteolytic subunit — its product is MNLIPMVIEKTTYGERAYDIFSRLLKERIVMISGEITDPVASTAIAQLLFLESEDPDKDVHLYIDSIGGIVSSGLAIYDTIQYIKPAVSTICMGMAASIAALLLASGTKGKRYALPHTRVLIHQPMGGISGQAVDIAIHAQEIVKIRDELNQILAFHTGNPVEKIAKDTDRNFWMSATEAKEYGIIDRVISKRTDIKK
- a CDS encoding nucleotidyltransferase family protein; this translates as MKTKILTDKIIFQLLKKHEDMLKKHGVKKIGLFGSYIRGKQKERSDLDFLVEFETPNFDDFMDLVFFLEELFGKKVELITNGSLSPYIQPYVEKEVKWYETKFTIS
- the rpmH gene encoding 50S ribosomal protein L34, coding for MKPTYHPSKIRRKRRCGFRHRMKSASGRNILSRRRKKGRKRLTA
- a CDS encoding MBL fold metallo-hydrolase, which codes for MDRIVFLGTAGARFTVFRQIRASGGIWITLDDTQVLVDPGPGSLVRCLKSKSKLDPTKLDGIVLSHRHIDHSADVNVMIEAMTEGGYKPRGVIFAPSDALDEDPVVLKYVRKYVKGIEVLKEGGKYKLVNIKIETPIRHLHRGETYGLNLIGKNHQISYVVDTKYFEGISKYYKGDVIIINVVRLKPTEIDHLCLADAKQIIQDSNPKLAILTHFGMTMIKSKPWELADKLSQELRTKVIAASDGMKIEL
- a CDS encoding DUF86 domain-containing protein, with amino-acid sequence MKEEFSGVERHLEKLKGCLEKLEPLKERKLKDFLSNSDLRDIAERNLEIAAQRCIDIGGRIISLEQAEKPKDYREHITRLGELKILPIEFAKRFQISISLWAI
- the yidD gene encoding membrane protein insertion efficiency factor YidD; translated protein: MKRLLILILKFYHKLLAPFLPPACKFYPSCSGYMIEAIEKHGILHGLILGIWRVLRCNPWNSGGYDPVP
- a CDS encoding amino acid permease, whose protein sequence is MNLKRELSLIDVFCIASGAMISSGLFILPGLTYAKTGPAVILSYLIAGILVIPTMLAKAELATAMPKAGKEYGCIRSID
- the rnpA gene encoding ribonuclease P protein component gives rise to the protein MPPVEISYPGVEKKAENGLQLNFVSNKTFTPRDRLIKNKDFDKVFKFGTHMSGNNLTIIRLPAHSRRIGFIISHQIKGAVVRNKLKRRLRELYRQNKEYFKGDYIILVHKGAEQLSYSELKEETLKLVLSGKQIQGVDECVR
- the tig gene encoding trigger factor gives rise to the protein MEVEIKEPKEYERLLEIKIPTEKVKDKIDSLYQKYQKTLHINGFRKGKIPIYIIKGKFGDSIKEEAISDTIQEAYKEVIEKENFSPITQGIIKESKFSDEDGLHFKISFEVIPDIKPKNYKGIEVEDLPTTVSDKEVEVALLKLQDSKSIYTPLLIMRGALPGDMVSVDYEILYEDKGIIRKNKVSNYAIILGAPEVPQEITQGLINSIPGDRRKVVIRYPIDLKDEKLRGKLVEYEFVVREVKEKKLPEIDDEFAKDIGFNSLQELKYQIENEIKKEKENIAKSKILTQIINSLIADNPFEPPTSIVNAYLRPMLKRVGTNIDEETRKNLDEVAIWRAKREILLDQIAKLEDIKLTEEEIKSKLVENQKVSYEDTVKSLKKEGIFDSLIEEFKREKVLDFLVNCAKIKIGG
- a CDS encoding DUF86 domain-containing protein, which codes for MQDEVLKRASTRSFEIIGEAVKNLSSDFKNKYKKFEWKRIAAMRDKIIHFYFGVNWNIVWQAIKEKLPSLKNEFEAVIKELEKNET
- a CDS encoding NAD+ synthase, giving the protein MKNSKCKIKELTAKISKWIKDCVDEGGADGVVLGLSGGVDSSVVAVLSKFALGECVLGLIMPCYSEMSDEEDAMLVAKKFDIRTERVVLDSIYDRLIEIIPQTGRSSVKDKVCLANLKARLRMVTLYYFANKLNYLVAGCGNKSELITGYFTKYGDGGVDILPLGGLLKTEVIELAKELKIQDKIILKPPSAGLWQGQTDEVELGISYTELDKAILAIETGKEMGVDSRIISKVKKLIQSSEHKRLPIPIFKIEKG
- a CDS encoding glycosyltransferase family 2 protein, translating into MVEQKEISQKVSVIIPAYNEEENIPILIKELQNMISNTKLDCEVILVDDGSEDKTYEIAKKCEANYNFMKVIRHRHNFGKTEAILSGLKAASGDLLVLMDADLQYSPSCIPELIQKLDKKYDVVTGWKRGKYGKQAVSRTYNALSRWLFKIPIHDQNSIKLLKREVLEDMTLRKDWHRYIVALACDKKYKVGEVEVEIYPRLYGKSKYGGPIRIIIGILDLIAVKFQVSFMKKPLLLFGTLGGIFLIAGFIIGVIAIYQRFVLNHGFRPLLYLIILLITIGLLLFILGFLAETIAGLHDEIKRMERK
- a CDS encoding lysylphosphatidylglycerol synthase transmembrane domain-containing protein — translated: MKNILKVLLRIGISGLLLFFILKRVNFKETFELLKNANMRIFLTSFAGYTLLAMSSALRWHRLLLVQDVKVAYRNALAYYLIGFFYNNFLPAVFGGSVIRALYAGRTTGKNKEAFSSVLTELLIGSWAVVSFTIIVIIISFVWFRPVIVKTVIIPILTVFVIASTLIYLFFERGFMRKFKGIVERVKVFELGNKVKEFYNAMYLYREEKKTIFEVILVSFIMQLSIAFMNLSVGISLGFKLPIMSYVVYPTIIGLLATIPITINGLGLREWGYRFFFAQMGLTESQAVTLSLLFYFVGVIGSLAGGIIFPFMKLKPQFHTNNRVSATDKLHDKSKIEDSFGSD
- a CDS encoding DUF177 domain-containing protein, whose protein sequence is MQNTKLKISVRALKEGVSELFYLIPVSTLSIDELASDVAAQLVAIKKMKKVEIKGKIDFSMAMVCSRCLSDFTRQFSEELDSLFLPGMAPVVEELSPEDAKTIFYSGEEIDILPIIRDTILLSIPIKPLCSEACKGLCPICGKNLNEGACLCK